In one Aeromicrobium wangtongii genomic region, the following are encoded:
- a CDS encoding polyprenol monophosphomannose synthase, whose amino-acid sequence MVARYPPATGAQHTVKALVIVPTYNESANLAWIVERILTAQPDVDVLVVDDGSPDGTGEIADRLAADDPRIHAMHRAGKQGLGAAYRAGFVWGLERDYDVLVEMDADGSHRPEDLGRLLAASDGGADLVLGSRWVPGGGVVNWPWHRRLISRGGTFYARLMLGIGIHDATGGFRAFRRETLERLPMADVESQGYCFQIDMARRVVDAGMTVVEVPITFVERERGESKMSAAIVREALWRVTVWGLARMVPQRQRPRP is encoded by the coding sequence ATGGTGGCTCGGTACCCGCCGGCGACAGGAGCACAGCACACCGTGAAGGCCTTGGTCATCGTGCCGACGTACAACGAGTCGGCCAATCTGGCCTGGATCGTCGAGCGCATCCTGACGGCCCAGCCCGATGTCGACGTCCTGGTCGTCGACGACGGATCGCCCGACGGCACGGGCGAGATCGCCGACCGGCTGGCCGCCGACGACCCGCGCATCCACGCGATGCACCGTGCCGGCAAGCAGGGGCTCGGTGCCGCCTACCGGGCCGGCTTCGTGTGGGGTCTGGAGCGCGACTACGACGTGCTGGTCGAGATGGACGCCGATGGCTCGCACCGACCCGAGGACCTCGGACGGCTGCTGGCGGCCAGCGACGGGGGAGCGGACCTCGTCCTGGGCTCTCGCTGGGTGCCCGGCGGCGGCGTCGTGAACTGGCCGTGGCACCGGCGACTGATCTCGCGCGGGGGGACGTTCTACGCCCGCCTGATGCTGGGCATCGGGATCCACGACGCGACCGGGGGCTTTCGCGCGTTCCGGCGCGAGACGCTCGAACGGCTGCCCATGGCCGATGTGGAGTCCCAGGGCTACTGCTTCCAGATCGACATGGCCCGGCGGGTCGTGGATGCCGGGATGACGGTCGTCGAGGTGCCGATCACCTTCGTGGAGCGCGAGCGCGGCGAGTCCAAGATGAGCGCGGCGATCGTGCGCGAGGCACTGTGGCGCGTCACGGTGTGGGGCCTGGCCCGGATGGTGCCGCAACGTCAAAGACCCCGGCCGTAG
- the tatA gene encoding Sec-independent protein translocase subunit TatA: MMFRQIGPTEILIILGVVLLLFGGKKLPELARGSGKALRIFKTEVKAMHDDDDDQTPKPASLETVEAAERDKKPEQG; the protein is encoded by the coding sequence ATGATGTTCCGTCAGATCGGTCCCACCGAGATCTTGATCATCCTCGGAGTCGTGCTGCTCTTGTTCGGCGGCAAGAAGCTGCCCGAGCTCGCCCGTGGCTCAGGCAAGGCGCTGCGCATCTTCAAGACCGAGGTCAAGGCGATGCACGATGACGACGACGACCAGACTCCCAAGCCTGCCTCGCTCGAGACCGTCGAGGCTGCTGAGCGGGACAAGAAGCCCGAACAGGGCTGA
- a CDS encoding M24 family metallopeptidase, whose product MSTWRKAQELAASQGIDALVVTPGADLRYLTGYVALPLERLTCLVLPAHGDPTLVVPALERQAAVASGTDIQIATWQETEDPFALVARLVGDVATVGVDDHMWASRVFALGAALPTADQVLAGSLVQQLRIRKSAEEVEALRQAGLAIDRVHARMSEWLRPGRTEREVGADIARAIIDEGHETVDFVIVGSGPNGASPHHELSDRVIEAGDPVVVDIGGTMPSGYCSDSTRNYVAGGTAPAEYLEAYLVLEEAHQAQREHARPGVTAESVDEVGRSIITAAGYGDLFIHRTGHGIGQETHEEPYIVAGNDLVLEEGMAFSIEPGIYFEGRFGARIEDIAVCTADGLEVLNNTPRGLVSL is encoded by the coding sequence GTGAGCACATGGCGTAAAGCACAGGAACTGGCAGCATCCCAGGGCATCGACGCGCTGGTCGTGACCCCGGGGGCCGATCTGCGATACCTGACCGGATACGTCGCCCTGCCGCTGGAGCGGCTGACCTGTCTGGTGCTCCCGGCCCACGGCGATCCGACGCTGGTCGTCCCGGCCCTGGAGCGCCAGGCCGCTGTGGCGTCCGGTACCGACATCCAGATCGCCACGTGGCAGGAGACCGAGGATCCCTTCGCTCTGGTGGCCCGACTGGTGGGCGACGTGGCCACCGTCGGCGTCGACGACCACATGTGGGCGTCCCGGGTCTTCGCCCTCGGCGCGGCGCTGCCGACCGCCGACCAGGTGCTGGCCGGATCGCTCGTGCAGCAGCTGCGCATCCGCAAGAGCGCCGAGGAGGTCGAGGCGCTGCGCCAGGCGGGCCTGGCGATCGACCGGGTCCACGCCCGCATGAGCGAGTGGCTGCGCCCCGGCCGCACCGAGCGCGAGGTCGGCGCGGACATCGCCCGCGCGATCATCGACGAGGGCCACGAGACGGTCGACTTCGTCATCGTCGGGTCGGGGCCCAATGGCGCGTCGCCGCACCACGAGCTGTCCGACCGCGTCATCGAGGCCGGCGACCCCGTCGTCGTCGACATCGGCGGCACGATGCCGTCGGGCTACTGCTCGGACTCGACCCGCAACTATGTCGCCGGCGGGACTGCTCCCGCGGAGTACCTCGAGGCGTACCTGGTCCTGGAGGAGGCCCACCAGGCGCAGCGTGAGCACGCGCGGCCGGGCGTGACCGCCGAGTCCGTCGACGAGGTGGGCCGCTCGATCATCACGGCCGCGGGGTACGGCGACCTGTTCATCCACCGCACGGGCCACGGCATCGGGCAGGAGACGCACGAGGAGCCCTACATCGTGGCGGGCAACGACCTGGTGCTCGAGGAGGGGATGGCCTTCTCGATCGAGCCGGGCATCTACTTCGAGGGACGTTTCGGCGCCCGCATCGAGGACATCGCGGTGTGCACGGCCGACGGCCTCGAGGTTCTCAACAACACTCCTCGAGGGCTCGTCTCCCTGTGA
- a CDS encoding helix-turn-helix transcriptional regulator produces MSRSRQQVVRMLALVPYLQGNDGVPVNEVAAEFGVSPKVIRDDLRLLMYTGTGEYAGELIDFDLTALERDGIVHIRDAEFMTRPLRISAREGVALIVALRTLRASASGLELTVIDSALAKLESAVGDTVSPQVDVVLDEVDPAIHETIVEALTGAKRLELTYATASRDEQSVRDVDPRRLITEQGKLYLEAWCLKAEDLRFFRLDRIVSARVLPVDAQEHDAQPRDLSDGFFTVGEQTPFALVDLHPRAHWLTEYYQVDLLEQRDDGVWRAKLYGADWSWLRRLVLRNAGSITVISPEHLRTQVVDDARLALAAYDDSATPHKES; encoded by the coding sequence ATGAGCAGGTCCAGGCAGCAGGTCGTGCGCATGCTCGCGCTCGTGCCGTACCTGCAGGGCAATGACGGCGTCCCGGTCAACGAGGTGGCCGCCGAGTTCGGCGTCAGCCCCAAGGTCATCCGCGACGACCTGCGCCTGCTCATGTACACCGGCACCGGCGAGTACGCCGGCGAGCTGATCGACTTCGACCTCACCGCGCTGGAGCGCGACGGCATCGTGCACATCCGCGACGCGGAGTTCATGACCCGCCCGCTGCGCATCAGCGCCCGCGAGGGCGTCGCCCTGATCGTGGCGCTGCGCACCCTGCGAGCGTCCGCCAGCGGGCTGGAGCTCACCGTCATCGACAGCGCGCTGGCCAAGCTGGAGAGCGCGGTCGGTGACACGGTCTCCCCGCAGGTCGACGTCGTGCTCGACGAGGTCGACCCGGCCATCCACGAGACGATCGTGGAGGCCCTGACCGGCGCCAAGCGCCTCGAGCTGACCTACGCCACCGCGTCGCGTGACGAGCAGTCGGTCCGTGACGTCGACCCCCGCCGGCTGATCACCGAGCAGGGCAAGCTGTACCTCGAGGCGTGGTGCCTGAAGGCCGAGGACCTGCGGTTCTTCCGGCTCGACCGCATCGTGTCGGCGCGGGTGCTGCCCGTCGACGCGCAGGAGCACGACGCCCAGCCCCGAGACCTGTCCGACGGGTTCTTCACCGTGGGGGAGCAGACCCCGTTCGCGCTGGTCGACCTGCACCCGCGCGCGCACTGGCTGACCGAGTACTACCAGGTCGACCTGCTCGAGCAGCGCGATGACGGCGTCTGGCGGGCCAAGCTCTACGGCGCCGACTGGTCCTGGCTGCGCCGCCTCGTCCTGCGCAACGCCGGCTCGATCACCGTCATCTCGCCGGAGCACCTTCGCACCCAGGTGGTGGATGACGCGCGGCTGGCACTGGCGGCGTACGATGACAGTGCCACGCCCCATAAGGAGTCATGA
- the lnt gene encoding apolipoprotein N-acyltransferase encodes MRPARLGWKTAWPAAAALGVISSLNFDPVGIPFAMVAGVAGFIWLMRGLADASKRTVAVTGLCYGAGFMGPLIWWMNAVSSGAYIGLALAETLFFIPIALALRAACRLRAWPLWGAAVWVLGEWARGRFPFTGFPWGRLAHTSIDTPFSSYARLLAMPGTSAVLFVVAALVVVVVMGPGLRTRLGASAGILALLGIGAVLPTGIAGADGTRQVALVQGNVPGVFLTWPRGEILDLHVAETMRLVERIDAGDVPQPDMVLWPENATDIDPYADAAVRGEIETLSALLDAPILVGGLLNGPTSKTAYNSGVVWTADGPGDRYNKLKPVPFGEYVPFRKEAGAVVSRLGRDIPRDMLPGDEPGAMRIANTLIGDTICYDIAYDDVTRRAVDAGAQLMVVQTSNAAFTGTSQPEQQWDISRLRAIETGRWVVVPSTNGISGVVDPTGRSVERAPMHEPATLSAKVTLASGRTPAIVIGRYLEWLLVAAGLGAWWLGTRRRQEHSTP; translated from the coding sequence GTGAGACCTGCCCGTCTCGGGTGGAAGACCGCCTGGCCTGCTGCAGCGGCGCTCGGCGTCATCTCCTCGCTGAACTTCGATCCGGTCGGCATCCCGTTCGCGATGGTTGCCGGTGTCGCCGGCTTCATCTGGTTGATGCGCGGGCTGGCCGACGCCTCGAAGCGCACCGTCGCCGTGACCGGCCTGTGCTATGGCGCGGGCTTCATGGGTCCGCTGATCTGGTGGATGAACGCCGTCAGCAGCGGCGCCTACATCGGGCTCGCCCTGGCCGAGACGCTGTTCTTCATCCCGATCGCGCTCGCGCTGCGCGCTGCGTGCCGGCTGCGCGCGTGGCCGCTGTGGGGCGCGGCCGTGTGGGTGCTGGGGGAGTGGGCACGCGGCAGGTTCCCGTTCACCGGCTTCCCCTGGGGCCGTCTGGCGCACACCTCGATCGACACCCCGTTCTCCTCGTATGCGCGACTCCTGGCGATGCCCGGCACCAGCGCCGTGCTGTTCGTCGTCGCGGCACTCGTGGTGGTCGTGGTGATGGGCCCCGGGCTCCGCACCCGCTTGGGCGCCTCGGCGGGCATCCTGGCCCTCCTGGGCATCGGCGCCGTGCTGCCCACCGGCATCGCGGGCGCCGACGGCACCCGCCAGGTCGCCTTGGTGCAGGGCAACGTCCCCGGCGTCTTCCTCACCTGGCCGCGCGGTGAGATCCTCGACCTGCACGTCGCAGAGACGATGCGCCTCGTGGAGCGCATCGACGCCGGCGACGTCCCCCAGCCCGACATGGTGCTGTGGCCGGAGAACGCCACTGACATCGATCCCTACGCCGACGCGGCCGTGCGCGGCGAGATCGAGACCCTGTCCGCGCTGCTTGATGCGCCGATCCTGGTGGGCGGCCTCCTGAACGGTCCCACCTCCAAGACCGCCTACAACTCCGGCGTGGTCTGGACCGCCGACGGGCCCGGCGACCGGTACAACAAGCTCAAGCCGGTGCCCTTCGGCGAGTACGTGCCCTTCCGCAAGGAGGCGGGGGCGGTCGTGAGCCGGTTGGGGCGCGACATCCCCCGTGACATGCTCCCCGGCGACGAGCCCGGAGCGATGCGGATCGCGAACACCCTGATCGGCGACACGATCTGCTACGACATCGCCTACGACGACGTGACCCGCCGGGCCGTCGACGCGGGGGCGCAGCTCATGGTCGTGCAGACCAGCAATGCGGCGTTCACCGGCACGTCCCAGCCCGAGCAGCAGTGGGACATCTCCCGGCTGCGGGCGATCGAGACGGGCCGCTGGGTCGTCGTCCCCTCCACGAACGGCATCTCCGGTGTGGTCGACCCCACCGGCCGCAGCGTCGAGCGGGCGCCGATGCATGAACCGGCGACGCTGAGCGCGAAGGTGACGCTCGCCTCCGGTCGCACCCCGGCGATCGTGATCGGCCGCTACCTCGAGTGGTTGCTCGTGGCCGCGGGTCTGGGAGCATGGTGGCTCGGTACCCGCCGGCGACAGGAGCACAGCACACCGTGA
- a CDS encoding M20/M25/M40 family metallo-hydrolase — protein MRRALYSTAAVILTGSLFVAAPADAGNRHQSKAKPVNTSKLTKAVTVNNQLKTLRQLQVIANRNDGNRASGLPGYDASADYVASQLKKAGYKVKRQTFTFAFSRDLAPAELQQVTPTARDIETAAFDYSGSGDVTGTITPIGLVIPPGEAGSTASGCEVADFPPAGAEPAVALMQRGFCNFGVKAANAEAAGYDAAIIFNEGQDGRQELLTGTLGEPVGIPVVGTSYDDGVALAEQDGATVRVFASTEVDLNRETSNVIADLPGKTKNSDQVVVVGAHLDSVAEGPGINDNGSGTAAVLEIAKQYTKTKLAKKAQRPVRFAFWGAEEKGLLGAEHYVANLTDAQRAKIYANLNFDMIGSPNFARFVYDGDGSDGDAGPAGSAEIEKVFTDYFAGRRLATAPTAFDGRSDYGPFIAAGIPAGGLFSGAEGIKTPEEATLFGGTAGVAYDVCYHQACDDITNINTRALDQLGDAAAHSVGVLALSKQGLYGDQRRAKASAKKLAAAAARGNGHALTH, from the coding sequence ATGCGCCGAGCGCTCTATTCCACCGCTGCCGTCATCCTGACCGGCAGCCTCTTCGTGGCCGCACCTGCGGACGCGGGCAACAGGCATCAGTCCAAGGCCAAACCGGTTAACACGAGCAAGCTGACCAAGGCGGTGACGGTCAACAACCAGCTCAAGACACTGCGTCAGCTGCAGGTCATCGCCAATCGCAACGACGGCAATCGCGCCTCCGGCCTGCCCGGCTACGACGCCTCGGCCGACTACGTCGCGTCCCAGCTGAAGAAGGCCGGCTACAAGGTCAAGCGGCAGACGTTCACCTTCGCGTTCAGCCGCGATCTCGCGCCGGCCGAGCTGCAGCAGGTCACGCCGACCGCGCGTGACATCGAGACCGCCGCGTTCGACTACTCCGGTTCGGGTGACGTCACCGGCACGATCACGCCGATCGGCTTGGTCATCCCGCCGGGCGAGGCGGGCTCGACGGCCTCCGGCTGTGAAGTCGCCGACTTCCCGCCGGCCGGTGCGGAGCCGGCAGTCGCCCTCATGCAGCGGGGCTTCTGCAACTTCGGCGTCAAGGCCGCGAATGCGGAGGCGGCCGGCTACGACGCGGCGATCATCTTCAACGAGGGCCAGGATGGGCGACAGGAGCTGCTCACCGGCACGCTCGGGGAGCCTGTCGGGATCCCGGTCGTGGGCACCTCCTACGACGACGGCGTCGCGCTGGCCGAGCAGGACGGCGCCACCGTCCGCGTGTTCGCGAGCACGGAGGTCGACCTGAACCGCGAGACGAGCAACGTCATCGCCGACCTGCCCGGCAAGACCAAGAACTCCGACCAGGTCGTCGTGGTCGGCGCCCACCTCGACAGCGTCGCGGAGGGGCCGGGCATCAACGACAACGGAAGCGGTACCGCTGCGGTGCTCGAGATCGCCAAGCAGTACACGAAGACCAAGCTGGCCAAGAAGGCGCAGCGCCCGGTGCGGTTCGCCTTCTGGGGAGCCGAGGAGAAGGGCCTGCTCGGGGCCGAGCACTACGTCGCCAACCTCACGGACGCCCAGCGCGCCAAGATCTACGCCAACCTCAACTTCGACATGATCGGGTCGCCGAACTTCGCCCGCTTCGTGTACGACGGTGACGGGTCGGACGGGGACGCCGGACCGGCGGGCTCCGCGGAGATCGAGAAGGTCTTCACGGACTACTTCGCCGGCCGAAGGCTCGCCACGGCGCCGACCGCGTTCGACGGACGCTCCGACTACGGGCCGTTCATCGCGGCGGGCATCCCCGCCGGTGGCCTGTTCAGCGGGGCCGAGGGCATCAAGACGCCCGAGGAGGCGACGCTGTTCGGCGGGACGGCCGGGGTGGCGTACGACGTGTGCTACCACCAGGCGTGCGACGACATCACCAACATCAACACGCGGGCACTGGACCAGCTCGGTGACGCGGCGGCGCACTCGGTCGGCGTGCTGGCCCTGTCCAAGCAGGGTCTGTACGGCGACCAGAGGCGGGCGAAGGCCTCGGCCAAGAAGCTCGCGGCGGCAGCGGCGCGCGGCAACGGTCACGCGCTGACGCACTGA
- a CDS encoding DEAD/DEAH box helicase: MTSPAEKYAQTRASRQYPHLAEFRGLYDFGLDGFQVEACKVVEDGHGVLVAAPTGSGKTLVGEFAVHLALQTGRKCFYTTPIKALSNQKFSDLVERYGADNVGLLTGDNTINGEAPIVVMTTEVLRNMLYAGSRTLDTLGYVVMDEVHYLADRTRGAVWEEVIIHLPESVSVVALSATVSNAEEFGDWLTAVRGDTVTIVEERRPIPLYQHVMVGRRMYPLFEPSSDDSGVEVNKALERLAREDWQLGRMMKGHKAKGGRRPRSPNRTPSRVDVVERLDAEGLLPAITFVFSRAGCAAAVQQCMDARLTLTTPEEQDQIRAFVDTACSHLPEEDLHVLGFHDFREGLVRGIAAHHAGMLPTFKECVEDLFSNGLVKVIFATETLALGINMPARSVVIEKLSKWNGETHANITPGEYTQLTGRAGRRGIDVEGHGVVLWQQGLDPKQVAGLASTRTYPLNSSFHPSYNMAVNLVGQVGRVVARELLEQSFAQFQADRAVVGLARNIRKADDTLEGYRENVVCELGDFMEYASLRRELTDIEASGSKARRQAEREDVISSLVRLKPGDVIHVPVGKFAGLAVVLDPGRVTDSEGPRPMVLTANRHARRLAMIDFPTPVEPLTTMRIPKSFNARNPQARRDLASALRERAHGVSWQQEKRQRHQTTREDPRIAAIRDKLRHHPCHQCPDREKHARWAERYLKLERETQNQRGRIEQRTNTVARQFDRVCEVLDVLGYLDGDEVTSDGKKLKRLYSDLDLLVSECLRRQVWQDLDAAELAAAVSGLTFTSRLADEPVAPRLPTQQVREVAATMAGLCTDLQRLEREHRVRFLRQPDFGFAQAVWQWCQDASLDDVLGEMDLAAGDFVRAMKQLIDVVAQIADAAGPGPVRDTAREALDLLRHGVVSYTSISA; encoded by the coding sequence ATGACGAGTCCGGCGGAGAAGTATGCACAGACCCGGGCCTCCCGGCAGTACCCCCACCTGGCGGAGTTCCGGGGTCTCTACGACTTCGGTCTCGACGGCTTCCAGGTCGAGGCCTGCAAGGTCGTCGAGGACGGTCACGGCGTCCTCGTCGCCGCACCGACCGGCTCCGGCAAGACCCTGGTGGGCGAGTTCGCCGTCCACCTGGCCCTGCAGACCGGCCGCAAGTGCTTCTACACGACGCCCATCAAGGCGCTGTCCAACCAGAAGTTCTCCGATCTGGTCGAGCGCTACGGCGCCGACAACGTCGGCCTGCTGACCGGTGACAACACCATCAACGGCGAGGCGCCGATCGTCGTCATGACGACCGAGGTCCTGCGCAACATGCTGTACGCCGGATCCCGCACGCTCGACACGCTCGGCTACGTCGTGATGGACGAGGTGCACTACCTCGCCGACCGCACCCGCGGCGCGGTCTGGGAGGAGGTCATCATCCACCTGCCCGAGTCGGTGTCGGTCGTGGCGCTGTCGGCGACGGTCTCCAACGCCGAGGAGTTCGGCGACTGGCTCACCGCGGTGCGCGGCGACACCGTCACGATCGTCGAGGAGCGCCGTCCCATCCCGCTGTACCAGCACGTCATGGTGGGCCGCCGGATGTACCCGCTGTTCGAGCCCAGCTCGGACGACAGCGGCGTGGAGGTCAACAAGGCGCTGGAACGCCTCGCGCGCGAGGACTGGCAGCTCGGCCGGATGATGAAAGGCCACAAGGCCAAGGGCGGCCGGCGACCACGCAGCCCCAACCGCACGCCGAGCCGCGTCGACGTGGTTGAGCGCCTGGACGCCGAAGGGCTGCTGCCCGCAATCACCTTCGTGTTCAGCCGCGCCGGGTGCGCCGCCGCCGTCCAGCAGTGCATGGATGCCCGCCTGACGCTGACCACCCCGGAGGAACAGGACCAGATCAGGGCCTTCGTCGACACGGCGTGCTCACACCTGCCCGAGGAGGACCTGCACGTCCTCGGCTTCCACGACTTCCGCGAGGGGCTCGTGCGCGGCATCGCCGCCCACCACGCGGGCATGCTGCCGACCTTCAAGGAGTGCGTCGAGGACCTGTTCAGCAACGGGCTGGTCAAGGTCATCTTCGCCACCGAGACCCTTGCCCTCGGCATCAACATGCCCGCGCGGTCGGTCGTGATCGAGAAGCTGTCGAAGTGGAACGGCGAGACGCACGCCAACATCACGCCGGGGGAGTACACCCAGCTGACCGGCCGCGCCGGCCGCCGCGGCATCGACGTGGAGGGCCACGGTGTCGTGCTGTGGCAGCAGGGCCTGGACCCCAAGCAGGTCGCGGGTCTGGCCAGCACCCGCACCTACCCGCTCAACTCGTCCTTCCACCCCTCCTACAACATGGCGGTCAACCTGGTCGGTCAGGTGGGACGCGTCGTGGCCCGTGAGCTGCTGGAGCAGTCCTTCGCCCAGTTCCAGGCCGATCGCGCCGTCGTCGGGTTGGCCCGCAACATCCGCAAGGCCGATGACACCCTCGAGGGCTACCGCGAGAACGTCGTCTGCGAGCTCGGCGACTTCATGGAGTACGCCTCGCTGCGACGCGAGCTGACCGACATCGAGGCCTCGGGCTCGAAGGCGCGCCGTCAGGCCGAGCGTGAGGACGTCATCAGCTCCCTCGTCCGGCTCAAGCCCGGCGATGTCATTCACGTGCCGGTGGGCAAGTTCGCCGGCCTGGCGGTCGTGCTCGATCCGGGTCGGGTCACCGACAGCGAGGGCCCCCGCCCGATGGTGCTGACCGCCAACCGGCACGCGCGGCGGCTCGCGATGATCGACTTCCCCACGCCCGTCGAGCCGCTGACGACGATGCGCATCCCCAAGTCGTTCAACGCCCGCAACCCGCAGGCCCGTCGTGACCTGGCCTCGGCACTGCGCGAGCGCGCCCATGGCGTCTCGTGGCAGCAGGAGAAGCGACAGCGTCACCAGACGACGCGCGAGGACCCGCGGATCGCTGCCATCCGCGACAAGCTGCGTCACCACCCGTGCCACCAGTGCCCCGACCGTGAGAAGCACGCGCGATGGGCCGAGCGGTACCTCAAGCTGGAGCGGGAGACCCAGAACCAGCGCGGACGTATCGAGCAGCGGACCAACACCGTGGCCCGCCAGTTCGACCGGGTCTGCGAGGTGCTCGACGTCCTGGGCTACCTGGACGGCGACGAGGTCACCAGCGACGGCAAGAAGCTCAAGAGGCTCTACAGCGATCTGGACCTCCTGGTCAGCGAGTGCCTGCGCCGCCAGGTGTGGCAGGACCTCGACGCCGCCGAGCTGGCGGCGGCCGTGAGCGGACTGACCTTCACCTCACGCCTCGCCGACGAGCCGGTTGCGCCGCGCCTGCCGACCCAGCAGGTGCGCGAGGTGGCAGCCACGATGGCCGGCCTGTGCACCGATCTGCAACGGCTCGAGCGTGAGCACCGGGTCAGGTTCCTGCGCCAGCCCGACTTCGGCTTCGCGCAGGCGGTCTGGCAGTGGTGCCAGGATGCGAGCCTGGACGACGTCCTCGGCGAGATGGACCTGGCGGCCGGCGACTTCGTCCGTGCGATGAAGCAGCTGATCGACGTCGTGGCCCAGATCGCCGACGCCGCCGGGCCCGGCCCGGTGCGCGACACCGCTCGCGAAGCACTGGACCTGCTGCGGCACGGCGTCGTCAGCTACACCAGCATCTCCGCCTGA
- the tatC gene encoding twin-arginine translocase subunit TatC produces the protein MALRSGKPAPAPGGAMPLMDHLRELRNRLTIGVAAVLLGTVVGWIIYPEAFDFIKQPYVDGIKPLLDRRGFNAELVLNGGVGSAFSFRLKLSLAIGLVISSPIWMWQIWAFILPALHRNEKRWALLLALTGAPLFIGGVVLGYLVLPKGIEVLISFAPDSVNVLLSLGDYLNFVIRTVLVFGVAAQIPLVVVMLNRLGLVSAKQLAGARPWTVIGIFVFAAIATPSTDPLTMLFLAVPMTVLYLISELIAKLTDRRRGKAAPTDLADDQAAPLDGPAPLDD, from the coding sequence TTGGCGCTGAGAAGCGGCAAGCCTGCCCCCGCACCGGGCGGCGCGATGCCGCTGATGGATCATCTGCGCGAGCTGCGCAACCGGCTGACGATCGGCGTCGCCGCCGTCCTGCTCGGCACCGTCGTGGGCTGGATCATCTATCCGGAGGCCTTCGACTTCATCAAGCAGCCTTATGTGGACGGCATCAAGCCGCTGCTGGACCGCCGGGGCTTCAATGCCGAGCTGGTGCTGAACGGTGGGGTCGGTTCGGCCTTCAGCTTCCGCCTGAAGCTGTCCCTGGCCATCGGCCTGGTGATCTCTTCCCCGATCTGGATGTGGCAGATCTGGGCGTTCATCCTCCCGGCCCTGCACCGCAACGAGAAGCGCTGGGCGCTTTTGCTGGCGCTCACCGGCGCTCCGCTGTTCATCGGCGGCGTGGTGCTCGGGTACCTGGTGCTCCCCAAGGGCATCGAGGTGCTGATCAGCTTCGCCCCCGACTCCGTCAACGTCCTGCTGTCGCTGGGCGACTACCTGAACTTCGTGATCCGCACGGTCCTCGTGTTCGGCGTGGCCGCGCAGATCCCGCTGGTCGTGGTGATGCTGAACCGGCTGGGACTGGTCAGTGCCAAGCAGCTGGCCGGCGCCCGGCCGTGGACAGTCATCGGCATCTTCGTGTTCGCCGCCATCGCCACGCCGAGCACCGATCCGCTGACGATGCTGTTCCTGGCCGTGCCGATGACCGTCCTGTACCTGATCTCCGAGCTGATCGCCAAGCTCACCGATCGCCGGCGGGGCAAGGCGGCACCGACGGACCTGGCCGACGACCAGGCCGCGCCCCTCGACGGACCCGCCCCGCTCGACGACTGA
- a CDS encoding 5'-3' exonuclease produces the protein MSHGRLLLLDSASLYFRAFFGIPKTLKAPDGTVVNALRGILDFTSTLTTQYSPEAVVACWDDDWRPQWRVDLLDTYKTQRLDDEGGEADTTEGLLGPQVPLIAEAFDLLGIPVVGAADFEADDVIGTLAEAWDGPVDIVTGDRDLFQLVDDDRGIRVLYVARGVSKHDVVDNAWLRDKYGVDASSYVDFAVMRGDASDGLPGVAGIGDKTAAALLAEFGDLDGILAAAKAIDIRSSIKPRVRASLLDSVDYITAAREVVAVRRDVCELPDLSGAADAEAFTAFGQRWGLGGVTERALTARSRWA, from the coding sequence ATGTCCCACGGCCGACTTCTGCTCCTCGACAGCGCGAGCCTGTACTTCCGGGCCTTCTTCGGCATCCCGAAGACGCTCAAGGCACCCGACGGCACGGTCGTCAACGCCTTGCGCGGCATCCTCGACTTCACCTCGACCCTGACGACCCAGTACTCCCCCGAAGCCGTCGTGGCGTGCTGGGACGACGACTGGCGTCCGCAGTGGCGAGTCGACCTGCTCGACACGTACAAGACGCAGCGGCTGGACGACGAGGGCGGCGAGGCCGACACCACCGAGGGCCTGCTCGGCCCGCAGGTGCCGCTGATCGCCGAGGCCTTCGACCTGCTGGGCATCCCCGTCGTCGGCGCCGCCGACTTCGAGGCCGATGACGTCATCGGCACGTTGGCCGAGGCGTGGGACGGCCCGGTCGACATCGTGACCGGCGACCGCGACCTGTTCCAGCTCGTCGACGACGACCGCGGGATCCGGGTGCTGTACGTCGCCCGGGGCGTCTCGAAGCACGATGTCGTCGACAACGCCTGGCTGCGCGACAAGTACGGCGTCGACGCGTCCAGCTATGTCGACTTCGCCGTCATGCGCGGCGACGCGTCCGACGGGTTGCCGGGTGTGGCCGGCATCGGCGACAAGACGGCGGCAGCACTGCTCGCCGAGTTCGGCGACCTGGACGGCATCCTCGCCGCTGCCAAGGCCATCGACATCCGGTCGTCGATCAAGCCGCGGGTCCGTGCCTCACTGCTCGACTCGGTCGACTACATCACCGCCGCCCGCGAGGTCGTGGCCGTCAGGCGTGACGTGTGCGAGCTTCCCGATCTGTCCGGCGCAGCCGATGCCGAGGCGTTCACCGCCTTCGGCCAGAGGTGGGGCCTGGGCGGCGTGACCGAGCGCGCCCTGACCGCCCGTTCCCGCTGGGCCTGA